In Devosia chinhatensis, the following are encoded in one genomic region:
- a CDS encoding ABC transporter permease, which yields MTVLETATPVAAPPRPGFKINWVRLAPVLYTIGLFALWEIGVRLSGLPHTILPAPSRVFEAIVQYWSPIWKNSMQTLYTTVLGFLIAVVAGLGIGLFIGWSKTIYAGLYPIMVGFNAIPKVALVPILVIWFGIGTVPAVLTAFLISFFPIVVNVATGLATIEPETEDVLRALGAKKMDIMLKVGIPRSMPYFFGSLKVAITLAFVGSVVSETVASNNGLGQMMASAQSNFNVPLVFAGLLMLAVEGIAMYALMAWVEKRMTGWAHRSTMAN from the coding sequence ATGACTGTTCTGGAGACAGCAACACCGGTGGCTGCGCCGCCGCGCCCAGGGTTCAAGATCAACTGGGTCCGGCTCGCGCCGGTGCTCTATACGATCGGACTTTTCGCACTGTGGGAGATTGGAGTGCGTCTCTCCGGCTTGCCGCATACCATCCTGCCGGCGCCATCGCGGGTCTTCGAGGCCATCGTCCAATATTGGTCGCCGATCTGGAAGAACTCGATGCAGACCCTCTATACGACGGTGCTCGGGTTTCTGATCGCAGTTGTCGCAGGCCTGGGCATAGGTCTCTTCATCGGCTGGTCCAAAACCATCTATGCGGGTCTTTATCCGATCATGGTTGGCTTCAACGCCATTCCGAAAGTGGCCCTGGTACCGATCCTCGTCATCTGGTTCGGCATCGGTACGGTTCCCGCGGTGCTTACTGCCTTCCTGATCTCCTTCTTTCCCATCGTGGTCAATGTGGCCACCGGCCTGGCCACGATCGAGCCAGAAACCGAAGACGTGCTGCGGGCTCTGGGAGCCAAGAAAATGGACATCATGCTCAAAGTGGGTATTCCGCGCTCGATGCCCTATTTCTTCGGGTCCCTGAAAGTGGCGATCACCCTGGCCTTTGTGGGGTCGGTCGTCAGCGAGACGGTCGCCTCCAACAACGGACTGGGGCAGATGATGGCTTCGGCGCAATCGAACTTCAACGTGCCGCTGGTCTTTGCCGGTTTGCTCATGCTGGCGGTCGAAGGCATCGCCATGTATGCGCTGATGGCATGGGTCGAAAAGCGGATGACGGGCTGGGCGCATCGTTCGACCATGGCCAATTAG
- a CDS encoding Lrp/AsnC family transcriptional regulator, protein MSLQIDLIDRKLLRELQLDSRRSVQVLGDAVGLSASACHRRIRALEDAGFISSYVAKLDASRLGYTMQFFIEVGLTSQSEGVLEAFELAVAEIPEVLECHLMAGQSDYILRVVCRDHEDFERLHRRLSAQLPGVARIHSNLSIRTVKARTGLPL, encoded by the coding sequence ATGAGCCTGCAAATTGACCTGATCGATCGAAAGTTGCTCCGAGAATTGCAGCTGGACTCTCGACGCAGCGTGCAGGTGCTGGGGGATGCGGTCGGATTGTCGGCATCTGCCTGCCATCGCCGTATCAGGGCGCTGGAAGATGCAGGGTTCATTTCTAGCTACGTCGCAAAGCTCGATGCCAGCCGCCTCGGCTACACGATGCAGTTCTTCATCGAGGTGGGGCTGACCAGTCAGAGCGAGGGTGTCCTGGAGGCATTCGAACTGGCGGTCGCCGAAATTCCTGAAGTGCTCGAATGTCACCTGATGGCCGGCCAATCCGATTACATCCTGCGCGTGGTTTGCCGCGACCACGAGGATTTCGAGCGGCTTCATCGGAGGCTGAGCGCACAACTGCCCGGCGTGGCTCGCATTCATTCCAACCTCAGCATCAGAACCGTCAAGGCGCGCACGGGTTTGCCCCTCTAG
- a CDS encoding ATP-binding protein yields the protein MARQRIIPIRREYNRWVANQTLEDYALRFTAKSARRFSNDRISQTAIGAISFLALEAIGGAITLSYGTTNALIAILVASIAILLVGVPIARYATRHGVDVDLLTRGASFGYIGSTITSLIYASFTFILFAIEASIMASALQLAFGLPLWIGYIISAVAVIPLVTHGIRMISRFQLLTQPFWIVLNILPFFFIAFMDWEKFDLWRAFNGLGRPEGAAGSIAAFDVAKFGAASAVILALMTQIGEQVDFLRFLPAEGAPKWRQKLGIFLAGAGWVVVGAPKLIAGSFLAFLALSSGVSPEHASEPGYMFAVAFGYMIPNEFLALMLMAVFVVISQLKINVMNAYAGSLAWSNFFSRLTHSHPGRVVWLLFNVAIALLLMELGIYRLLEETLGIFSIIAMAWLCSISADLFVNKPLGLAPPGIEFKRAHLYDINPVGVGSMLLSASIALIAHFGAFGEMAAALAPYIALIVCFVASPTIAWATKGRYYLARKPRKAWASKTSLTCSICEHPFEPEDMAWCPAYAAPICSLCCSLDARCHDMCKPKAHFRAQTHAVAASVLPQWAIDKLQTRLGRYGMSMGIASAILASILGLIYYFASRSAPHTSDVVGGTLLVVFFVFAVAAGVMTWFLVLAHDSRLVAEEESTRQNTLLLKEIDAHSRTDAELQRAKEKAEAANQAKSRYVVGLSHELRTPLNAVMGYAQILERDAAVPEHRRGSVQVIRRSAEHLSGLIDGLLDISKIEAGRLQVYTGEVNIQDFLDQLVDMFRMQAEAKGLGFRHSRAAALPTYVRTDEKRLRQILVNLLSNAIKFTSAGEVRFEVAYRMQVATFTVEDSGSGIGEEDLPHIFEPFVRGQAEKNRFTPGLGLGLTITKLLTETLGGEIIVASAPGRGTRFQTRLMLSKVERPAQRVAAAQPVKGYSGASRSIMVVDDNDDHRGLMREMLAPLGFAVFDVASGEKCLAMPGMADMDLYFIDIRMPGMNGWQLVQSLRSMGVNAPIIMLSANIGDGANPTGADAGHSDSLAKPFDLNQLLDKIGAQLRLDWIYEETQATEQATGAMRSPGAEHLRDLASLGQIGHVRGIEAKLAQLATDPDNGPFVDILRRHLDQFDFEAYAETLERVSHEQN from the coding sequence ATGGCGCGGCAGCGGATCATCCCGATCAGGCGAGAATATAACCGCTGGGTGGCGAACCAGACGCTGGAAGATTATGCGCTGCGTTTCACCGCCAAGTCGGCGCGGCGATTTTCCAATGACAGAATCTCGCAGACCGCGATCGGAGCCATTTCGTTCCTTGCCCTTGAGGCCATAGGCGGGGCCATCACGCTCTCCTACGGCACGACGAATGCGCTGATTGCCATTCTGGTGGCATCGATCGCCATCCTGCTCGTGGGCGTCCCCATCGCGCGCTATGCGACACGTCATGGCGTGGATGTAGACCTGCTGACGCGCGGCGCGAGCTTTGGCTATATCGGTTCGACCATCACCTCGCTGATCTATGCCAGCTTCACTTTCATCCTCTTTGCCATCGAAGCATCGATCATGGCGAGCGCGCTGCAATTGGCGTTCGGACTGCCGCTCTGGATCGGCTACATCATTTCCGCCGTGGCGGTCATCCCGCTCGTGACCCACGGCATTCGCATGATCAGCCGCTTTCAATTGCTGACGCAGCCGTTCTGGATCGTACTCAACATCCTGCCGTTCTTCTTCATCGCCTTCATGGACTGGGAGAAATTCGATCTCTGGCGCGCATTCAACGGGTTGGGACGGCCCGAGGGCGCTGCGGGATCGATCGCGGCCTTCGACGTAGCCAAGTTCGGAGCCGCTTCCGCGGTGATCCTTGCGCTGATGACGCAAATCGGCGAGCAGGTGGACTTCCTGCGCTTCCTGCCGGCGGAAGGCGCACCGAAATGGCGGCAGAAACTGGGGATCTTTCTGGCCGGTGCCGGCTGGGTCGTGGTGGGTGCGCCCAAGCTGATTGCGGGGTCGTTTCTGGCGTTTCTCGCCCTCTCCTCGGGAGTGTCACCGGAGCATGCGTCCGAGCCGGGCTACATGTTCGCCGTGGCCTTCGGCTACATGATCCCCAACGAGTTTCTGGCGCTGATGCTGATGGCGGTCTTCGTCGTTATCAGCCAGCTCAAGATCAATGTCATGAATGCCTATGCAGGCTCGTTGGCGTGGTCGAACTTCTTCTCGCGGCTGACCCATAGCCATCCGGGCCGCGTCGTGTGGCTTTTGTTCAACGTGGCCATTGCACTGCTGCTGATGGAACTGGGTATCTATCGTCTGCTCGAGGAAACGCTGGGCATTTTCTCCATCATCGCCATGGCCTGGCTCTGCTCGATCTCGGCCGATCTCTTCGTCAACAAGCCGCTCGGCCTCGCCCCGCCGGGCATCGAATTCAAGCGCGCCCATCTCTATGACATCAATCCGGTCGGTGTCGGGTCGATGCTCCTGTCGGCGAGCATTGCGCTGATTGCCCATTTTGGCGCATTCGGCGAGATGGCAGCCGCTTTGGCCCCTTACATCGCCTTGATCGTCTGCTTCGTGGCCTCCCCGACCATAGCGTGGGCGACCAAGGGACGGTATTATTTGGCGCGCAAGCCGCGCAAGGCCTGGGCAAGCAAAACGTCGTTGACCTGCTCGATCTGCGAGCATCCGTTCGAGCCGGAAGACATGGCGTGGTGTCCTGCCTATGCGGCGCCGATCTGCTCGCTCTGCTGTTCGCTCGACGCGCGCTGCCACGACATGTGCAAGCCCAAGGCGCATTTCCGGGCCCAGACTCATGCGGTGGCGGCCAGCGTGCTGCCGCAATGGGCCATCGACAAATTGCAGACCCGGCTTGGCCGCTATGGCATGTCCATGGGCATAGCCTCGGCTATCCTCGCCAGCATACTGGGCCTCATCTATTATTTTGCCAGCCGGTCTGCCCCGCATACATCCGATGTCGTGGGAGGAACGCTGCTCGTTGTGTTCTTCGTCTTTGCGGTGGCGGCGGGGGTGATGACCTGGTTCCTCGTGCTTGCGCATGACAGCCGGCTCGTCGCGGAGGAAGAAAGCACGCGACAGAACACGCTGCTGCTCAAGGAAATCGATGCCCATTCGAGAACCGATGCCGAATTGCAGCGGGCCAAGGAAAAGGCAGAGGCCGCCAACCAGGCCAAGTCGCGCTATGTCGTCGGGCTGAGCCACGAATTGCGCACGCCGCTCAATGCGGTGATGGGTTATGCGCAAATTCTGGAGCGCGACGCTGCGGTGCCGGAGCACCGTCGTGGTTCCGTACAGGTCATCCGGCGCAGTGCCGAGCATCTGTCAGGACTGATCGACGGCCTGCTCGACATTTCCAAGATCGAAGCGGGACGACTGCAGGTCTATACCGGCGAAGTCAATATCCAGGACTTTCTCGACCAGCTGGTGGATATGTTCCGGATGCAGGCGGAAGCCAAGGGGCTTGGCTTCCGGCATAGCCGAGCAGCCGCTTTGCCCACCTATGTGCGAACCGACGAGAAGCGCCTCCGGCAGATCCTGGTCAACCTGCTGTCCAACGCCATCAAGTTCACCTCAGCGGGGGAGGTACGCTTCGAGGTTGCTTATCGCATGCAGGTTGCCACTTTCACCGTCGAGGATAGCGGCAGCGGCATTGGAGAGGAGGACCTGCCGCATATCTTCGAACCCTTCGTGCGCGGGCAGGCCGAGAAAAACCGCTTCACACCGGGCCTGGGCCTGGGGCTGACGATCACCAAACTGCTGACTGAAACGCTGGGCGGGGAAATAATTGTGGCGAGCGCACCGGGCAGGGGTACTCGTTTCCAGACGCGCCTGATGCTCTCGAAGGTGGAACGGCCTGCCCAGCGCGTGGCGGCAGCGCAACCGGTAAAGGGATATAGCGGAGCGTCGCGCAGCATCATGGTGGTCGATGACAATGACGACCACCGTGGCTTGATGCGCGAAATGCTTGCTCCACTCGGATTTGCCGTCTTCGACGTTGCGAGCGGGGAAAAATGCCTCGCCATGCCAGGCATGGCCGACATGGATCTCTATTTCATCGATATCCGGATGCCGGGGATGAATGGCTGGCAATTGGTGCAATCCCTGCGCAGCATGGGCGTTAACGCCCCGATCATCATGCTCTCGGCCAATATCGGTGACGGAGCGAACCCCACGGGCGCTGACGCGGGTCACTCCGATAGCCTCGCCAAGCCCTTCGATCTCAACCAATTGCTCGACAAGATCGGCGCGCAATTGAGGCTGGACTGGATTTATGAAGAGACGCAGGCAACAGAACAGGCAACAGGCGCGATGCGGTCTCCGGGGGCGGAGCACCTGCGCGATCTCGCCAGTCTGGGTCAGATCGGTCATGTGCGGGGTATCGAGGCGAAACTGGCCCAGCTGGCGACCGATCCTGACAACGGACCATTCGTGGATATTCTGCGCCGCCATCTGGACCAATTCGACTTCGAAGCCTATGCCGAGACGCTGGAGCGCGTAAGCCATGAGCAGAATTGA
- a CDS encoding ABC transporter substrate-binding protein translates to MLSRRHLTWTAFGAALLLSGMSLPAFAQATDIKFTLDWRFEGPAAGFLLAQDNGYFAEEGLNVTFDIGNGSVEVIPRVATGAYQMGFGDINSLIKFLDEDPSQPIEAVMMVYDKPVFSVIGRKSQGITDDPKSLEGKKLGAPPPDGAFAQWPAFVEAAGIDTSDITLESIGFPVREPMLASGDVDGVFGFAFSVILNLKANGVPDEDISTILFADHGLNLYGNAVMVNETFAEENPDAVQGVLRALAKGFADAVADPAAGAAAVLARNETLNIDTETARLTMANDMNIRTPYVVENGFGDVDPERLAASIETLKLSMGLKGNVTADDVFDAQYLPPAAERMLP, encoded by the coding sequence ATGCTTTCTCGCCGCCACCTCACCTGGACCGCGTTTGGCGCGGCTTTGCTGCTTTCGGGCATGTCGCTGCCGGCCTTTGCGCAGGCTACGGACATCAAGTTTACCCTGGACTGGAGGTTCGAAGGTCCGGCAGCCGGCTTCCTACTGGCGCAGGATAACGGTTACTTTGCCGAGGAAGGGCTGAACGTCACCTTTGATATCGGCAATGGCTCGGTGGAGGTTATTCCGCGCGTGGCGACGGGCGCCTACCAGATGGGCTTCGGCGACATCAATTCGCTGATCAAGTTCCTCGACGAAGATCCATCCCAGCCCATCGAGGCGGTGATGATGGTCTATGACAAGCCCGTCTTCTCGGTCATCGGCCGCAAATCTCAAGGCATTACGGACGACCCGAAATCGCTGGAAGGCAAGAAACTGGGCGCGCCGCCTCCGGATGGTGCATTTGCCCAATGGCCGGCCTTCGTTGAAGCAGCAGGGATCGACACCTCCGATATCACGCTCGAATCCATCGGTTTTCCGGTGCGCGAACCGATGCTGGCTTCCGGTGACGTTGACGGCGTCTTCGGCTTCGCCTTTTCGGTTATCCTCAACCTCAAGGCCAATGGTGTTCCAGACGAGGATATCTCCACCATCCTCTTCGCCGATCATGGGCTGAACCTCTACGGCAATGCCGTGATGGTCAACGAGACCTTTGCCGAAGAAAACCCAGATGCGGTCCAGGGCGTGCTGCGTGCATTGGCCAAGGGCTTTGCAGACGCCGTTGCCGATCCGGCTGCCGGCGCGGCCGCTGTCCTGGCGCGCAACGAGACGCTCAATATCGACACCGAGACCGCACGCCTCACCATGGCGAACGATATGAACATCCGCACGCCCTATGTCGTCGAGAACGGCTTCGGCGATGTCGACCCCGAACGGCTCGCGGCCTCGATCGAGACGCTGAAGCTGTCCATGGGCCTCAAGGGCAATGTGACGGCAGACGATGTGTTCGACGCTCAATATCTGCCGCCGGCCGCAGAGCGTATGCTGCCGTGA
- a CDS encoding DNA-binding response regulator: MSRIEQEQDIVLLVDDSPESLGFLTSALEDAGVTVLVARSGEAAINIVQRVTPDIVLMDAIMPGLDGFETSRRMNAMPQLTHVPIIFMTGLTETEHIVHALESGGVDYLSKPINLDELRARIRVHLANARRAQSARIALDAAGRHLVAFAADGTVLWSTPQANRLLERSGMDSNLQNAMSHAFVTWLAQSGPPVPVGASFEMTANGPGLQFSFLGTVAGDEHLFRLGALQQEGQVPGLRQAFGLTQRESEVLLWISRGKSNRDIGDILGLSPRTVNKHLEQVYSKLGVENRASAAIKAIQALQSAFDA; encoded by the coding sequence ATGAGCAGAATTGAGCAAGAGCAGGATATCGTCCTACTCGTCGACGATTCTCCCGAATCGCTTGGCTTTCTCACCTCGGCTCTTGAAGATGCGGGCGTTACGGTGCTTGTCGCCAGGTCGGGCGAAGCTGCCATCAATATTGTGCAGCGCGTTACGCCCGATATCGTGCTCATGGATGCGATCATGCCCGGGCTGGATGGGTTCGAGACCAGCCGCCGCATGAATGCAATGCCACAGCTCACCCATGTCCCGATCATCTTCATGACCGGGCTGACCGAAACCGAGCATATCGTCCATGCTCTCGAGAGCGGTGGGGTGGACTACCTGTCCAAGCCGATCAATCTCGATGAACTGCGGGCGCGCATTCGAGTGCATCTTGCCAATGCAAGGCGGGCGCAGAGCGCGCGCATCGCGCTCGATGCGGCCGGGCGCCACCTGGTTGCCTTCGCGGCCGACGGGACAGTCCTGTGGTCGACGCCCCAGGCGAACCGGCTGCTTGAGCGGTCCGGCATGGATTCCAATCTGCAGAATGCCATGTCCCACGCCTTCGTGACGTGGCTGGCACAATCGGGACCTCCGGTGCCGGTCGGCGCCAGCTTCGAGATGACCGCCAATGGACCGGGGCTTCAATTCTCCTTTCTCGGCACCGTTGCCGGGGACGAACATCTGTTTCGTCTGGGTGCGTTGCAACAAGAAGGTCAGGTACCTGGCCTGCGTCAGGCCTTCGGCTTGACGCAACGCGAGAGCGAAGTTCTTCTCTGGATCTCGCGCGGCAAATCGAACCGCGATATCGGCGATATACTTGGCCTCAGCCCACGGACTGTGAACAAGCATCTTGAACAAGTCTATTCCAAGCTGGGTGTAGAAAACCGGGCCTCCGCAGCGATCAAGGCGATTCAGGCGCTCCAATCCGCGTTCGACGCCTAG
- the urtA gene encoding urea ABC transporter substrate-binding protein, which translates to MFKFSAKRALLAAAFAGSVCLPITSVMAQDDTIKVGILHSLSGTMAISETTLKDTMLFLIEQQNAKGGVLGKQLEPVVVDIASDWPLAAELARQLIEVDGVDAVFGCWTSVCRKSVLPVFEELNSLLFYPVQYEGEESQRNVFYTGASPNQQAIPAVDYLMNEEGVERWVLAGTDYVYPQTTNKILEQYLLDSGVAPEDIMINYTPFGHSDWQTIVSDIKAFGSAGKKTAVVSTINGDANVPFYRELGNQGVAAEDIPVVAFSVGEEELSGFDTTPLVGHLAAWNYFMSVETPENEAFIADWQAFIGSEDRVTNDPMEAHMIGFNLWVKAVEAAGSTDADAVIDSIVGLETPNLTGGIATMLPNHHITKPVLIGEIQDDGQFFVVWETEDLVPGDAWSDFLPESAMLEADWTAPINCGNYNTETQTCGATAQ; encoded by the coding sequence ATGTTCAAATTCAGCGCCAAGCGCGCTCTGCTCGCCGCCGCTTTCGCTGGCAGCGTCTGCCTGCCGATTACCTCGGTCATGGCGCAGGACGACACCATCAAGGTCGGCATCCTGCATTCGCTTTCCGGCACCATGGCCATTTCCGAGACCACTCTGAAGGACACGATGCTGTTCCTGATCGAGCAGCAGAATGCCAAGGGCGGCGTGCTCGGCAAGCAGCTCGAACCGGTCGTGGTCGATATTGCTTCCGACTGGCCGCTGGCCGCCGAGCTGGCTCGCCAGCTCATCGAAGTCGATGGTGTCGATGCGGTCTTTGGTTGCTGGACCTCGGTCTGCCGCAAATCGGTCCTGCCGGTCTTCGAAGAGCTCAATTCCCTGCTCTTCTACCCCGTTCAGTACGAGGGTGAGGAAAGCCAGCGCAACGTCTTTTACACCGGCGCGTCTCCGAACCAGCAGGCCATTCCCGCCGTCGACTATCTGATGAACGAAGAAGGCGTCGAGCGCTGGGTTCTGGCTGGCACGGACTATGTCTATCCGCAGACCACCAACAAGATTCTCGAGCAATACCTGCTCGACAGCGGCGTTGCGCCTGAAGACATCATGATCAACTACACGCCCTTCGGTCATTCCGACTGGCAGACGATCGTCTCCGACATCAAGGCCTTCGGCTCGGCCGGCAAGAAGACCGCCGTGGTCTCGACCATCAACGGCGACGCCAACGTGCCGTTCTACCGCGAATTGGGCAATCAGGGCGTTGCCGCCGAAGACATTCCGGTTGTCGCGTTCTCGGTGGGTGAAGAAGAGCTCTCGGGCTTCGACACGACGCCGCTGGTCGGTCACCTGGCCGCATGGAACTACTTCATGTCGGTCGAGACGCCGGAAAACGAAGCCTTTATCGCTGACTGGCAGGCCTTCATCGGCTCCGAAGACCGCGTGACCAACGATCCGATGGAAGCGCACATGATCGGCTTCAACCTTTGGGTGAAGGCCGTCGAGGCTGCCGGCAGCACCGATGCCGACGCCGTCATCGACTCCATCGTCGGCTTGGAAACCCCGAACCTGACCGGTGGTATCGCCACCATGCTGCCCAACCACCACATCACCAAGCCGGTCCTGATCGGTGAGATCCAGGACGATGGTCAGTTCTTCGTAGTCTGGGAAACCGAAGATCTCGTGCCCGGTGATGCCTGGTCCGATTTCCTGCCGGAAAGCGCCATGCTCGAGGCCGACTGGACCGCCCCGATCAACTGCGGCAACTACAACACCGAAACCCAGACCTGCGGCGCGACTGCGCAGTAA
- a CDS encoding ABC transporter ATP-binding protein — translation MTAPLVSIENVDMRYGGPDGTLAVSGLDLKINRGEFVAVVGPSGCGKSTLMKLTTGLQIPQSGAVIVANQQVTKPVSIVGMAFQNPTMLPWRTTLENILLPLEIVERHRHRLRKHKAEYVAKAEKLLETVGLKGFGSKFPWQLSGGMQQRANLCRALIHEPELLMLDEPFGALDAFTREELWCVIRDLHASQDVTIVLVTHDLRESVFLADKVVVMSARPGRVISEHSVPFARPRQLELLYEPEFNDMVQRLHGEIATARVAA, via the coding sequence ATGACTGCTCCACTGGTTTCCATCGAAAATGTCGACATGCGCTATGGCGGACCGGACGGCACGCTGGCGGTAAGCGGGCTGGACCTCAAGATCAATCGCGGTGAGTTTGTCGCCGTTGTCGGGCCATCGGGGTGCGGCAAGTCCACGCTAATGAAGCTCACCACCGGCCTGCAAATTCCCCAATCCGGCGCGGTGATCGTCGCTAACCAGCAGGTAACCAAGCCTGTCTCCATCGTCGGCATGGCCTTCCAGAACCCCACCATGTTGCCCTGGCGCACGACGCTCGAAAATATCCTGCTCCCCCTCGAAATCGTCGAAAGACACCGCCATCGCTTGCGCAAGCACAAGGCTGAGTATGTGGCCAAGGCGGAGAAACTGCTCGAAACGGTTGGCCTCAAGGGGTTTGGCAGCAAATTTCCCTGGCAATTGTCAGGCGGAATGCAGCAGCGCGCCAATCTTTGCCGTGCGCTGATCCATGAACCCGAGCTGCTGATGCTGGACGAACCCTTCGGCGCGCTCGACGCGTTCACGCGCGAGGAGCTCTGGTGTGTGATTCGGGACCTCCATGCCAGCCAGGATGTCACCATTGTTCTCGTGACCCACGATCTGCGGGAAAGCGTGTTTCTGGCCGATAAGGTCGTGGTGATGAGTGCGCGGCCCGGCAGGGTCATCTCCGAACATTCCGTGCCATTTGCGCGTCCGCGCCAGCTCGAATTGCTCTATGAGCCAGAGTTCAACGACATGGTGCAACGGCTGCACGGAGAAATCGCAACGGCGCGGGTGGCGGCATGA
- the fdhD gene encoding formate dehydrogenase accessory sulfurtransferase FdhD: MSAHSYEPTQTIAVQRLGLATEGDAPAVRDVPVEAPIAIDIGGIGYAVMMATPLDLEDYLTGFMLSEGLIRGSREIGSLVISAVEGGWVTRVALPPDAMQKVMVRARRRVGESSCGLCGIDNIAEVLRPLPQLKARITTTRAAIGAALDELPHHQPLSRQTGAVHAAAFCTPDGQIQLVREDVGRHNALDKLIGALARAGMDPASGFFLLSARCSYELVEKTVRAGCPMLVTISAPTSLAVERARSAGLTLVALARPDAALVVSGAETIIA, translated from the coding sequence GTGAGCGCCCATAGTTACGAGCCAACCCAGACCATTGCCGTCCAGCGCCTCGGCCTGGCGACAGAAGGCGACGCCCCGGCCGTGCGCGACGTGCCGGTCGAAGCGCCGATTGCCATTGATATTGGGGGCATCGGCTATGCGGTGATGATGGCCACCCCGCTCGACCTGGAAGATTACCTGACCGGCTTCATGCTGTCCGAGGGGCTGATTCGAGGCTCCAGGGAAATCGGGAGCCTTGTGATCAGCGCGGTCGAAGGTGGCTGGGTGACCCGGGTGGCACTGCCCCCTGACGCCATGCAAAAGGTGATGGTCCGGGCCCGCAGGCGTGTCGGCGAAAGCTCCTGCGGCTTATGCGGCATCGACAATATCGCCGAGGTCCTGCGGCCCCTGCCCCAGCTCAAGGCGCGCATCACGACCACGCGCGCAGCCATTGGGGCGGCCCTGGACGAGCTCCCGCATCATCAGCCGCTCAGTCGCCAAACGGGCGCCGTCCACGCTGCCGCCTTCTGCACGCCCGATGGACAGATCCAGCTCGTGCGCGAAGATGTGGGGCGTCACAATGCGCTCGACAAGCTGATCGGCGCCCTCGCCCGCGCCGGCATGGACCCGGCGAGCGGATTTTTCCTGCTCAGCGCGCGCTGCTCCTATGAGCTGGTCGAAAAGACCGTCCGCGCCGGCTGCCCCATGCTTGTGACCATCTCGGCGCCGACCAGCCTTGCAGTGGAGCGCGCTCGCTCCGCTGGCCTGACCCTGGTCGCGCTTGCCCGCCCCGACGCCGCGCTCGTGGTCAGCGGCGCCGAGACAATTATCGCCTAA